The Apodemus sylvaticus unplaced genomic scaffold, mApoSyl1.1 scaffold_354, whole genome shotgun sequence nucleotide sequence CCAGTAACATACACAGGCTTGAAAGTAGTCATACTATAGAGAAACACTCTCACTATATCCAGTGCATTGTATCCTATTTGTATTACAGGCATCTTCAAAGGGATAAACCAATTCATActagagagaaactttatgaatgtatgCAATATGACGGAGCCTTTGCAAGAAACAATTACCTTCCATTACATAAAAGGATATATACTGTATCCATTGTGTATTATACTAGCCTTCAAATATATAGAAGAACACACACTGCAGAAAAACTCTGTGATTGTAACCAAAGAGGTAAAGTCTATTATTGTCAAAGTCATCTTCAAAGGGATAAATGGAaagatactggagagaaaccctatgaatgtaaccattGTGGCAAAGCATTTGCACAACACAGTcatcttcaaatacataaaagaacacattctggagagaaaccctatgaatgtaaccagtgTGTCAAACCCTTTGCACACAAAAGCGATcttcaaaggcataaaagaacacatactggagagaaaccctatgaatgtacccagtgtggcaaagcctttgcacgtCATAGCcatcttaaaattcataaaagaacacattctggagagaaaccctatgaatgtaaccaatgtggcaaagcctttgcacaacaAGGCGATCTTCAGaagcataaaagaacacattctggagagaaaccattTGAGTGTAagcaatgtggcaaagcctttgcacaaaacAGCCATCTTCGAAGTCATGAGAGAAtacataccggagagaaaccctatgaatgtaaccagtgTGGCAAATCCTTTGCAGAACACTACCTTCTTCACAGACATACAAGAGCACATACCGGAGAGAGGcgctatgaatgtaaccaatgtagCAAAGCATTTTTATCACAACGCAGTCTTCAagtgcataaaagaacacatatacaAGAGAGACCCTATGAATGTACCcagtgtggcaaagcctttgcacaaaaGAGCTATCTCCAAAGGCATATAAGAACACATtctagagagaaaccctatgaatgtaaccaatgcaCCAAAGCCTTTGCACAACAAGGCGATCTTCAAAAGCATAAAaggatacatactggagagaaaccatatggtTGTACCctgtgtggcaaagcctttgcacgcTATGGCAGTCTTCACATGCATAAAAGgacacattctggagagaaaccttatgaatgtaatcaatgtggcaaagcctttgcactaCACAGCTATCTTCAAAggcataaaacaacacatactggagagaaaccctttgaatgtaaccaatgtggcaaagcctttgcacgaCACACCCAGCTTcaaagtcataaaagaacacatactggagagaaaccctatgaatgtaaccaatgtggcaaagcatTTGCACGACACACCCAGCTTcaaagtcataaaagaacacataccggagagaaaccctatgaatgtaaccaatgtggcaaagcatTTGCACAACACACCCATCTTCAAAggcataaaataacacatactggagagaaaccctatgaatgtaaccaatgtggcaaagcatTTTCACAACGAGGCAATCTTCAAGTGCATATAAGaagacatactggagagaaaccctatgaatgtaaccaatgtagCAAAGCATTTCCATCACAAGGCAATCTTCAACTGCATAAAATAAGACATATGGGAGAGAGACCCTAAAAGTGttaccaatgtggcaaagccttagCATTCTATGGCAGTcttcaaattcataaaagaacacctactggagagaaaccctatggatgcaaccaatgtggcaaagcctttgcacacTATGGCAGTGTTCAAATGCATAAatgaacacatactggagagaaagccTGTTAATGTATCCAGTGTGGCAAATCTATTGCAGAACATGGCCTACTTCAGAGGCATAAAAGATCACAatctggagagaaaccctatgactGTAAACAATGGGGCAAAGGATTTTCAGGACAAGGCAAACTTCACGTGCAAAATCTGTACTAGGCTGgctcttcttttaattttaacaaGTGTATCTGGCCATTGctcctttgtgttttgtttgtttgttttttgttcttgttttttttctttttccatcctttatcCTCATCTCCTACCCGTAGATTCATTGCCTACAACAAGATAGGATAGAAACCACGATAGAGGAGAAGGACATCCTGAAAGCCAATTTCTTGCTTTGACCACAGCTACTAACAAACCACAAAGAAAGTTCGTCCATACAGGACCATCAAGTCCCAACCTGACCTCTCAGAGCCTGTGTATATAAGTACCATCTGAAAAGTTCTCCAAATTCAAAACATCACAGAATTGCAGTAATTATCAGTGGCTAGCAAAACCATGCTTCTGGTAGAGTACGTGGCAAATCATGGTGAGCCACTGAGGACACTCAAAAAGCAGACCTGCATCCCCACAACTGgtataaaatgaaagcacatcCTTACCATATTCCGCTGACTTTTAAAGATGccaaaaatttatattaattttagaaaagtTGCATCATCAGtctttttgaaaaatgtttttgaaagaaGGAATTTTGTCACCTTGATCCCAGTCTCTTGCATCCTAAGGCAATAACCTTGCTTCCCATGTCATTGCACTTCCTACATCTGGAGTTGAAAGGCTGTATCACAAGGAAGtttcaaaattattcatttcagCCATGTAATGATCTGCCTGTTGTTGAAATCAGAAACAAATATACTTGTtgttcatggcttctgccttcagGCTAGAACAGGAAGAAGAGTTTCCTGTGTGCACTGGAAGTTGAAAGAATGCAGACCATAGGTACCTCACAGATTAAGTTTAAGGGAGTCACCAGCAGAGGTCTCCATCCTGAAGAAGGTCACAATGTGTCAAAAAGAGTGATTTTATGATCGCCAGCATTTATTTACTCATGCATTGATAGGTATACACCTTGGGGAGAATATGCTGAGCCCAACTTTGTTAATCTAGTTGAATCAGTTAAGAAATTTGAATCAGTGGTTATTGGCTATAACTATGTGTTTCAGGCTACAGAATTCAGCAGCTAATATTGCACATAGTGACAAAATCATACATGATCTTATTGATGCCATTTTCCCTACCAGGGAATGTTCTGctctttttaaaagtcacaatGGCTATGCATTGTTTCAACTATATCTATCATTCTCACAAGTCAAGGGTGGTAACCTCCCCCACacctttttttcccattttttagtGCATCACTGCTCTGATCACCTGTTTTGTCTATTCTCCAATTACTCTAGAGagttaagaattttatttttcttaagtggTATTGTTATTTGATTGTCTttagaagaatttcttttgtaacTTAGACTTGCCATTTACTGTATAATTTCTTTGTATACCTAATCCTGCCTCTGGTAGCCATTGCCTGAAGAGAGTCATGCAGACCCTTCTAGCTGAGACAATTGAATGACTGTCCTCAATTGAATGAATGTCCTCCTTTGTCTTAGACTTTCTCAGGgaaaatatatatgcagaggaactTCAGAAAGTATGAGTCCACTTATTAACTTTGAAGCTGGTATAatcaaagcaaagaaaaggagTGGGATGAAAGAGAGAGGTTTCTTACTTTGATAATAGTTTCTAAGGAAATTAACTTATAAAAACTTATTATCTGTAATTTCATGATTTACTAGCTAGTTTGTATGTCAGGTTGggcacaaactggagttatcacacagaaaggacCCTCCCTAGTGGAAATGGctctgagatccagctgtaagtcattttctccattagtggtCAAGGGTGGGATGGcacattttgggtggtgccatccctgggctggtagtcctgggttctatcagaACACAAGCTGATCATGGTAAGGGAAGCAATCAagtaagcaacattccttcatggttcctgcattagctcctgcatccaggttgCTACTCTgagtgagttctagtcctgaattcctttgctgatgaacagcaatgtttaAGTGTAAGGTGaagaaatcctttccttcccatcttgctttttggtcaggatgtttttttgaaagaatacaaaccctgacaAGACTCCTGAGTTCAACCAACACAGAAGATCTTGACAATTGTTGTGGCGATGCTTAATAGTACTATTCCAATGTTAAGATCCACATCCAGAGATGAAAGGTGTGAGTCATACTTAGCTTGCTTTAGAACATATGTCTGAAACATGGGTATATTTTCAACCATAAAGCCTagttaatctttttaaaataatttttgagataataattaaatcatttaaacTTTTACTTTCTCCCTATTGTTAAATCTCAAACATTGGCACAAATGGTTGAGGTCTGTATTTAATAAATCAGAGATGGCCACACTGTCAagttctcccagaatcccttgGCCTCTACCTGTTACAATTGATAATTATGAGataaaggttttatttatgaGTTTTGGTCTTATTCCCAACATTGAATCCCTTATCTTGTTAGAAAAGACAGTTGTGCCTCTGGAAGCTGACATAAATTCaaaaccaattatatgatcagttttagagaaggtaccatgaggtgctgagaagaaggtatattcttttgatttaggatgaaatgtaatattgatatctattaaatccatttggtccaaaacttctcttggttttactgtgtctctgtttagtttgtgtttccctgatttttccatttttgacagCAGAGTGtggaagtcactcacaattattgtttgaggtgcaatgtgtactttgaactttagtaaagtttcttttacaaatgtgggtgcctttgcatttggatcataaatgttcagaattgagagttccccTCAGTGTGTTGGTGAGggaaatccagtcctacaaagggaAATCTATttttcagaactcagaaatccatctgtgtctgcctcccagaatgctgggattacaggtaccaCCGCATGGCTAATGGGAATTTAGTGTTACCTCTTTAAGTgcatctacctgttgacccatgttatcctgtatttctttaagggatttttgtgtttcctctttacggacttctacctgttgacctatgttctcttgtatttctttcagggagttatttatgttcttcttgaagtcctctatcagcatcatgagatgtgattttaaatccagatcttgcttttccagtgtattggGATATCCAGGCTTGCTGTTCTGGGAGGACTTGTTTCAGATGTTGCTTTGATTTCTCTTgttaatgttcttgcatttgccttttgctatctggttatctctggtgttagctagtgGTGCTGTCTTTGATTGTGGCttttctgtcctgcaagcctctgtacctgttctcctgggagactggtactctctgtgtacacaggtatgtaggtactcctgtgagaGCAGCTCTCTTGTGATtgcatttgggtatgtagctctgtggtccaggatcagctctgggtgttcTGCAGTcagaaattggaagactcctttccaaggctgctcctaggctcttgtcAGGGTTtttggctgtttcctctgagcagcagggatggACCTACGTGTGCTGTCTGACCTCTCTGTACTCCTTAGTATTTAGCTTCCTccctgcaccacttggatatATCATGATTTGGtcacaagccagagacagatgcTGGAAGGCTCCAGCCTTAGGGTTCCACATgtgatcctctgagcagcaggggaggtcttacctgtgctgactcacttctctgcactcctgggtggtcagCTTCCTCCCTTTGCTACTTGGATATGGTGTTGTAGCAGAGGAAGGTCCCAAGGCAGAGCCTGAAGCCAGAAGGaagaattataatttaaaaactaaaaattattttcaacccttaataaaaaaatatgatacaattcttaaataaataaaaaaaaggttatcttggccatgatgtcttagcacagaaagaaaaaaaaaaacacaaaacacaacccGAGATGTGATTAGATCCTGTTCGATGACCAATACAGCACTGAATGTAATGTCTGTTCCAAGTCTGTAATCATTTTGCCTTTAGCATTGCCTTCACTCATTTATAAGTATCTTCCACGTCAACTAACTTGTCCTCAACAAATGATCATTGAGTGTATTTTAGGATTCAAGCCACCATAAGTATAAATGCaacaacatggtagctcacaatcatccctCATGAGATCTTATGACcccttctgatatgtctgaagataggtatgttgtacttacatataataagtaaaccTTTGGGCAGGAGCGAGCAGGGCCATAGCAAGTGGACCAGTGCTAGTGGGACCAGAACCAGAGAAACAGCATCTTCAACACTCAGAGaaaacagcatcttcaacaagtggtgccAAGGACAAACCTAGAGTCACTTCATGGGTTCTGGAAAGGAGCGTCTGGGAGCTGGAAAGGTTGACCATCTGTGTTCTGCTTGATACAGCGGTTCCTGTATcaagaggcaatccaatttccccatggtaatctggatctatcacccctcctaacactgttattccctTCTTAgtctgttggtttaagggcattagaagcccaaaatggccagggggaagtctgagcttccaattcagtggaatgtttcttgtggctcctggtaggagcactcccccctctggaaccaaaacttctaggccaacagaacctaaatttgtggggacaggaagcaaaaattttcctagagggtcactaggagtgatagtgagtggaactattcccttttccaccccttgattcctggacccatggatcctggctatgggagaaactgtaccatatattgaacgctgattcaaagcatatactgccttctgacgaactctgccccagccctccatgctgctgccacctaattggcgccataactgtgtcttcaaaagtccattccatctttctatcagaccagctgcttcaggatgatggggaacatggtaagaccagtgaattccataatcgtgggcgactgtcgcacttctctggctgtgaaatgagttccttggtcagaagcaatactgtgtggaataccatggtgatagataaggcattctgtgagtccacgggtggtggttttggcagaagcattatgtgcagggcaggcaaatccataaccagaataagtatctactccagtaagaacaaaacactgtcctttccatgggggaagtggtccaatatagtcaacctgccaccaggttgctggctggtcacctcgaggaatggtgccatatctggggctcagtgttggtttctgctgttggcagaagcagctgtagccaggtcagccttggtgagtgcaagtccgtgttgctgagcccaagcataaccttcgtctcggccaccatggccactttgttcatgtgcccactgggcagtaactgggatggctggggaaagaggctgactgtccacagagcaggtcatcttatccacttgattactgaactcctcctcagctgaaatcaccttttggtgagcatttacataggacacaaatattttcacatcctttgcccatttggagagatctatccacatacttcttccccagatgtcttgcTCACCAATTTTCccattgtgatctttccatgttccTGACCATctagccaatccattggctacagcccatgagtcagtgaacagtcgtacatctggccatttcttcttccaaacaaactgtaataccatgtgtactgcccggaagttctgcccactgtgaagattttccttcacctgtatctttcaggcttgtcccagaaaggggttgtaatgctgcagctgtccacttctgggtggtgcctgcataatgtgcagagccatcagtaaaccaggtcctagtcttctcttcttcagtcagctggtcatagggaacaccccatgaggttataggcgcatgcttggcagcagatggcattgtaacaggagtagaaaccatagacATCTGAGCAACtttttcatgtaacttgcttgtgccttcaggacctgctctggcctgatcatgtatataccacttccatttgataatagactgctgttgttcacaccctactttatgacttggagggtctgataacacccagctcatgatgggcagttcaggtcacatagtaacttggtgtcctattgtcaaacgttcagtttccactaaggcccacgagcaggccaagagctgtttttcaaagggagagtagttgtctgcagatgtcggtagagctttgctccaaaatcccaaaggtctcttctgtgattcacctacaggggcctgccagagacTCCAAatagcatctctatctgccactgacacctcaagtatcattgggtctgctggattatatggtccaagtggtaatgcagcctgcacagcagcctggacctgttgaagagccttctcctgctctgggccccacacaaagctagcagctttccgagtcactcggtaaataggcctgagtaacacacctaagtgaggaatgtgctgtctccagaatccaaatagacccactaaacgctgtgcttctttcttggtggtgggagggggcaggtgcaataacttatctttcaccttagaaggaatatctctgcatggcCCACatcactgtactcctaagaatttcactgaagtagatggacCTTGAATCTTGGtcagatttatttcccatcctgatacgcatatgtgttaccaatgaatccaaagtggttgctacttcctgctcacttggtttaatcagcataatatcatcaatataatgcaccaatgtgatatttttgtggaagagacaaacgatcaaggtcccttctaactgttatgacacagggcaggagagttaatatatccttgaggcaaaactgtaaaggtatactgctaggcttgccaactgaaagcaaattgcttctggtggtccttatgtacaggtactgagaagaaggcatttgccaggtcaatagctgcatcccaggttccaggagatgtgttaatttgctcaagtaatgaaactacatctggtacagcagctgcaattggagttactacctgatttaatttttgatagtcaactgtcatcctccatgatccatctgtcttctgcactggccagatgggagagttcaagggagatgtggtgggaaccaccacccctgcatctttcaagtccttgattgtggcagtaatttctgcaattcctccaggaatacgatattgtttttgattcactattttctttggcagaggcaactctaaaggcttccattttgcctttccaaacaTAACaaccctcactccacaggtcagagaaccaatatgagaattctgccaatttctgagtatatctattccaattatacattctagaactggggaaatgaccacaagATGTGTTCCGGGAcacactggacctactgtgagtcacacatcagtcaaaactcctttaatcacctgtcctccataagcccctattctAACTAAAGGGCCACAAGGTTTtttgggatctcctggaatcagtgtcaattcagaagcAGTATCCAATAGGCcccggaaagtctgattatttcctttcccccagtgtacagttacccttgtaaaaggccgtaggtccctctggggaagaattggagaaagactaacagcaaaacttttaggtgtcttatcaagatccttcctcaggggaacccagccaccccttcagtcaaggggttctggatctgtaaactggctcaagtctggaaactgattcactggccgagattgccttttgtcacgatccaatgcagcctttctatcatttgtttgaggatttttctgcttatacagatcaaacagatatgcagtaggtttcctatgtatttcatccctggaaacaccatgatcgattagccagcaccaaaggtccaaatgagtcataccattataaattccacctctctgcccattacggggtatgttattataaacattgttttatctacgctgtccattataataactacaatcaccttgtctctggcgattcaatgctgccacctggtcCTTATTACCTccgggcccaattaaacccactgaatttaattcatctaattgaacagcagcatctccaaccctaaggtctggcacaatgaaaagggcaagaacaaaactctttaaatatgctggtgcccctctcaccagttttcgtcttataggactggtgaagggcatatcttctggaccttcccactgtggaggattaggttttacacaatgtctccactctagcattgcaatttccctaagccgtaaaatcccttcatcaacagtaagccaagggatatcaggcatctccaactcctttcagtaggccatcttttgataagtACTTCAGGTCATCCAATCAAACAAAGTTTTGACATCTTTTTGaactgtgcgagcttccatattaaacctagaatctccactcagagggcccatgccaataaactcagcctgctctagttttatgttccttccaccattatcccacaccttTAAAATCTattcccacacatattccccggcttctgcttgaatgaattagcaaactcattaagctccttattagtacagtgtatttcctcatggactacactttctacctacCCCTTagggggcctgctttgccttgagtctggttataggtctagaagaaactattggtgggccctgagaaacatcagtattgtcagcaaaagtccctgctggattatcaggctttgagggattaatttcctcaggtggagaaggaattatttcaaggggtggggctgagggtactacttcttcaggtggagcaaattcttgaaaatctgaagattcaaaattctcaatttcagcagggtcttcccacacatccccatcccaagttacaggatcccattctttgccaattaatgcccttactttaacagttgacaccttctgaggttgagacttaaatttttgctgtaattcagccaaccttatgagggcttcagtttgattttctgctacttgagctctatggctgctggagagtagattctcttcaagggcacacttaggaacttttagattgtttacttgagtctggagcttttcgattttatcacacaactctttcctttccttcattttcccccccccccgagatgctaagagcaaccagccagcaaaatcattttctgattttttcccccaacttggagaaagtattgtataccaccgaatcacctaattcatcaagataatcaaaggcattagcttctttaagcttgagatatagtttcatccagggtcttcaatattctccgagctcccaggagggagagaatctggagaagtttcagtagttgaaggtgctattggatcagccaaccaactccaaaattttgaaacattcatccttatacttctgctcctctagaaccacacctggtaccaacttctgcattagtttgggttctctagagtcccagaacgtatggatagtctttatatagttagggaatttgtcaatgacttacagtctatagtccaactccccaacaatgatcagcagcagctgtggatggaagtccaaggatctagaagtttctcagtcccatgaagcaagcacagaaggaagagtgagagagaatcttccttcttccaatgtccttctatgtctccagtagagggtgtaccccagattaaagactgtaaatctccagcagagggtgtggcccagattaaaggtgtgtgcatccatgccttcaatcccaaatgatcttgtacttggagatctccttgtcttagccactatgcttcaatatctccataccaagatccaggtcagaaacttatatctctgagcctccaaattaggatcataggtgagccttccaatacTAGACTGtacttcattccagatatagtcaagttgacaaccaggaatagccacttcATCAATTTTAAGTACATTCTCAGccctccaccctaggataaaaattcctgctgtaacctacttccctgttatgccctaatgtcagattcctgcctgaagccctggtccttggccaatgtcaagttcctaccatgttgCAAgataccccaatatggctctgtacagagttatttggttatctggagtctaacttcttgagttctttgtatatattgaatattagccttctatctataggtaaagatctttttttccaatctcttggttgccaatttgtcaaagaggtgcatttcctgtatgcagcaaaatgctgggtcctgtttacatatctaggctgttagtctatgtctttttattgggcaattgagtccgttgatataaaaaatattaagaaatcatGATTGTTGctgcctgttatttttgttgttagaggtggaataatgtttgtgtgcctatcttttgtgtttttggaaagattactttcttggtttttctagagtgtagtttccctccttgtgttggacttttccATCTATTGGGCTTTGTAGagcaggatttgtggaaagatattgtgtaagtttggttttctcttggaatatctcaatttctccatctatactaATTGAGGGCTATTCTGGGTATAGTAggttgggttggcatttgtgttctctttgggtctgtatgacatctacccaggatcttctagctttcatagtctctgttgagaagtctggtgtaattctgataggtctgcatttatctgttacttgaccttttccccttactgcttttaatattctttgttttgtgcattctgTGTTTTGACTGTTTTGTGATTGtaggaatttcctttctggtccagtctatttggaattctgtagactTCCAATAtatcataggcatctctttctttaagttagggaagttttcttgtataattatctttaggtttggccttttcattgtgtcctgcatttcctggatgttttggcccATGAGTCTCCCCCCCATTCCTTGACTATAGTgccaatgttttttatggtatcttctgcacctgagattctctcttctctatcttgtattgtgttggtgatacttgcatctataactcctgatctctttcctagattttctttttcttttttttttttttttttttggatttggttttattgagataTGGATTCTctttctagccctggctgtcctcgaactcactctggagaccaggctggcctcgaactcagaaatccacctgcctctgcctccctgagtgctgggattacaggcgagtgccaccacacccggctcctaggttttctatttccagggttgtctctctttgtggtctttgtattgtttctgtttccatttttagatcctggatggttttgttcagttccttcacctgtttgcatTCAAAATagacatttcattattttattttatttttttacttgtgtTGTAAGAACCCAAAAACCAAgggtaccccagcaccccacaccccggaaggcgacacccaaatcacttgggagaaacggtctcgatgcaatagcatgaggatttctttattccagatttctgggttccatagccgtgcaccacgcagggttagaggactgtggaccccgagtgccgaattgcgacagcttttataagtttacaacagagcccgcaaatcacaaaccaaacattccttagcatggagagcccgtgaaatgtgaGCTAATTGATTTGTACcattccatagtttttaggccaatcagtttaaattatt carries:
- the LOC127676099 gene encoding zinc finger protein 431-like, giving the protein MAIQELQANLPVRRGGGFFRVWRGGSTWQLSKFQWFTVWFSECCCWMLSDSFKQARSCKMNAVTYDDVLVKFTREEWALLDASQKSLYKDVMLDTYRNLTAIGYNWEDHNDIEEYCEDSVRQKRHLQRDKPIHTREKLYECMQYDGAFARNNYLPLHKRIYTVSIVYYTSLQIYRRTHTAEKLCDCNQRGKVYYCQSHLQRDKWKDTGEKPYECNHCGKAFAQHSHLQIHKRTHSGEKPYECNQCVKPFAHKSDLQRHKRTHTGEKPYECTQCGKAFARHSHLKIHKRTHSGEKPYECNQCGKAFAQQGDLQKHKRTHSGEKPFECKQCGKAFAQNSHLRSHERIHTGEKPYECNQCGKSFAEHYLLHRHTRAHTGERRYECNQCSKAFLSQRSLQVHKRTHIQERPYECTQCGKAFAQKSYLQRHIRTHSREKPYECNQCTKAFAQQGDLQKHKRIHTGEKPYGCTLCGKAFARYGSLHMHKRTHSGEKPYECNQCGKAFALHSYLQRHKTTHTGEKPFECNQCGKAFARHTQLQSHKRTHTGEKPYECNQCGKAFARHTQLQSHKRTHTGEKPYECNQCGKAFAQHTHLQRHKITHTGEKPYECNQCGKAFSQRGNLQVHIRRHTGEKPYECNQCSKAFPSQGNLQLHKIRHMGERP